A DNA window from Pogona vitticeps strain Pit_001003342236 chromosome 2, PviZW2.1, whole genome shotgun sequence contains the following coding sequences:
- the LOC110079937 gene encoding monoacylglycerol lipase ABHD6-like, which produces MFSQLFPKDLHLVCVDMPGHGETTCLEEENYAAAAQAEKIHQFVECIGLNRQPFHLVGISMGGMVAGLYAALYPSDVCCLSLLCPAGLRFPAGNGPMKQLKKRAHSTKPHSFLKLGFYNPSLTNVQLLKGYLEASKLNASFCVKYFLDISSPTSKHSLHDNLNKIKAPTQIIWGKNDQVIDPSGAEILGNAIANSQVHMVEKCGHFIVLDRPRRSAKLLLEFYQSVCGPLENKLWG; this is translated from the exons ATGTTTTCACAGCTGTTTCCTAAGGACCTCCACTTGGTTTGTGTCGACATGCCTGGTCATGGTGAAACTACTTGCTTGGAAGAAGAAAATTACGCAGCAGCTGCACAGGCTGAAAAGATACACCAG tttgttgAGTGTATTGGTCTGAACAGACAGCCTTTCCATCTGGTTGGCATCTCCATGGGCGGAATGGTTGCTGGCCTTTACGCTGCCCTTTATCCATCTGATGTCTGTTGCTTGTCCCTCCTTTGCCCAGCCG GCCTGAGGTTTCCAGCAGGGAATGGTCCAATGAAGCAGTTGAAGAAGCGGGCACACTCTACTAAGCCACATTCATTTCTGAAGCTTGGCTTCTACAATCCTAGCCTAACAAATGTCCAG CTCTTAAAAGGATACCTTGAAGCTTCAAAGCTCAATGCGTCTTTTTGTGTAAAAT ATTTTTTAGATATCTCTAGTCCTACATCCAAGCACAGCCTTCATGACAACCTGAACAAGATCAAGGCTCCCACCCAGATCATTTGGGGAAAGAATGACCAG GTAATTGACCCTTCTGGAGCAGAAATTTTGGGCAACGCTATTGCTAACTCTCAGGTGCATATGGTGGAGAAATGTGGACACTTCATAGTGTTAGACAGGCCCAGAAGATCAGCAAAACTCCTCTTGGAATTCTACCAGTCAGTCTGTGGCCCACTGGAGAATAAGCTGTGGGGATAA